The segment GCAGGCGGGCGGCGGAGGCGACGCCCTCCAGGTAGCCGCGGGCCCGCTCGGTGCGCGGGTAGGCGTCCAGCAGGGCCCAGAACCCGGGGCCGTGGTCGGGGACCAGCAGGTGCGCCAGCTCGTGCAGCAGGACGTAGTCGACCACGTACTCGGGCATGCCCTGCAGGCGGTGGGAGAGCCGGATGGTGCGCTCGCTCGGGGTGCAGGAGCCCCAGCGGGAGTTCTGGTTGGTGACCCAGCGGACCTGCTCGGGGACGGCCCGGCCGCCCAGGTAGAGCCCGGAGAGCTCGTGGGCGCGGGACTGCAGCGCCTCGTCGCCGAGCGTCCGGCGGCTCTCCTGCGCGGCCAGCTTGTCGAGCATCTGGGCCACCCAGCGCTGCTCCTCGGCGTGCGACATCCGGGCCGGGATCAGCACCACGGTCCGGTCGCCCTCGCGGTAGGCGGAGACGGTGCGGCTGCGGCGGGCGCTGCGGCGGACCTCGACCTTGCTGCGGTCGACGGCGGGCCGCTCGGCGGCGGTGCGCTCGACGCCGGTGCGCTCGATGGCGGTGCGCTCGGCGGCGGCGTGTCCGGTGCCGGTGCGTTCGACGCCAGTGCGTCCGGCGCGCTCCGGGGCGGGCCGCTCGGGGGCGTTCCGGGCGGGGGTGCCGCGGTCGCCCGGGCGGTGCGGGTCGGAGGTGTGCTCGCGGTCGGTTGCGTACTCACGATCGGCCCCGGCGCTGGCATGCGCGCCGGGCGCCGCGGTCGTCGTCCCGGAGGCTGCCCGGGCACGCCGATGCGACGCCGACCGATGGGAGTCCCGTTCGGCTGCCATGGCACAGGACGTTACCCCGTCGCCGTGACAGAAGTCCGGCACCGGGGCGGCGCGGCATCGGGGACCACCCGGGTGCGTTGTCCACAGGCTGTGCACGGCGATGAACCGATCGTCCTACCGGGGCTGTGAACAACGGATTTCCGCCGATCGGGACCGCCGGGCAAGCTGCGGTGACCAGTGATCCCGACGCCGGGGTCCCGACCGTGGGAGGTACCGCATGCGCCCCGTGATCAAGCCCGCCCTGGCCCGGCTCTGGCGGGAGAAGCAGGCCCTGCAGTTCGGCACCGTGCGGCGGCACGCCCGGCTGATCGAGGGCGTCGACCGCAGGCTGGCCGGCTTCCTGGAGCTGATCGACGGCACCCGGGACGGCCCCGCCCTGGTCGCCGCCGGGCAGCGGCTCGGGCTGAGCGCCGAGTACTGCCGGGCGGTGCTCGACTCGCTCGCCAGCAGCGAACTGCTGGACGACGCCCAGGCCCTGCGGGACGTGCTGGAGCTGTACCCACCCGCCCGGCGGGAGCTGATCGGCCCCGACCTGGCCTCGCTCTCCCTGGTGCACCCGGCGCCCGGCGAGGCCGCCGCGGTGCTGCACGGCCGGATCCGGGCCCGGGTCGAGGTGCGCGGCGCCGGGCGGATCGGGGCCGCCGTCGGGGCCGCGCTGGCGGCCGGCGGGATCGGCGAGGTCGCGGTGCTGGACCGCGGCCGGGTCGCCGCCCGGGACTGCGCGCCCGGCGGGCTGCCGCCGGGCGACATCGGGCGGCTGCGCTCCACCGCCGCCCGCGAGCTGGTGCACCGCGTCACCGGTGCCCCGGTCGGCGAGCGCTACCGGCGCCCGCCCGCCGCTCCCCCGCCGCCCACCCTGGTGGTGCTCGCCCCGCGGGACGGCTCCGCCGCGTACACCGGGGCCGCCGTGGACGCCCAGGAGCTGATGCGGGCCGGCATCCCGCACCTGTACACCGGGGTGCTCGAACACCTCGGCGTGGTCGGCCCGCTGGTCGTCCCCGGCGCCTCCGCCTGCGGCAGCTGCGCCACCCTGGCCCGGCGGGACGAGGACGAGGCGTGGCCCCGGCTGCTGGCCCAGCTGATCGACGAGGGCCCCGGCCGGGCCCGCGTCCCGGCCTGCGACGGCGCGGTCGCCACCTCGGTCGCCGGGCTCGCCGCGCTGCACGCCCAGCTGTACCTGGACGGGGTGCTGCCACCGAGCGTGGACGGCTGGTGCGAGCTGTCCGCCGCCGACGGCATGGTGCGGCGGCTGCGGCTGCGCAGCCACCCGGATTGCGGTTGCCTCTGGCAGTCCGCCGCACCGGGGCGAACGGGCACAATGGCCTAGGACGACCCCTGGGGCCCGTTCGGCAGCCCGCGCCCGATCCGTCGCCACCCGCCCGGTGCACCGCTTCCGGGGGCGGGCGGCGGCCCCTCGGGCCCGGAGCGCGCCGGGCGGGTGCCGGGAGCCGCTGTACCGACCGCCGGCGGGGCGCCGGTCGGTCCGGAGGATCAGGAGGTCCGGTGAGCGATCTACCGCGCAAGGCAAGGACCGGCACGGCCCGGCCGGTCGTCCGACCGCGTGCCGGGGCGGCCCCGGCCGCCACCGGCCGCGCCGTCCGGACGGGGGCGGCTGATGTCTGAGATGCCGCGCAAGGCGGTCTCCCGGACGGCCCGGCTGGCGGCCCTGCCGCTGAGCTTCGCCGGGCGGGCCACCCTCGGCCTGGGCAAGCGCCTGGGCGGGCGGCCCGCGGAGGAGGTGGCGGCCGAGCTCCAGGCCCAGACCGCGGAGCAACTCTTCGCCACCCTAGGCAAGTTGAAGGGCGGTGCGATGAAGTTCGGGCAGGCCATGTCGGTCTTCGAGTCCGCCCTCCCGGAGGACGTCGCGGGCCCCTACCGGGCCGCGCTCACCAAGCTCCAGGAGTCCGCCCCGGCGATGCCGACCCGCACCGTGCACGCGGTGCTCTCGGCCGACCTCGGCGAGGGCTGGGCGGAGAACTTCCGCTCCTTCTCCGACCAGCCGTCCGCCGCCGCCTCGATCGGCCAGGTGCACCGCGCCGTCTGGAAGGACGGACGGGACGTCGCGGTCAAGATCCAGTATCCGGGCGCGGGCGACGCCCTGCTCAGCGACCTCAGCCAACTCTCCCGGCTGGCCCGGATGCTGGGTCCGCTGATCCCGGGCGTGGACATCAAGCCGCTGATCGCCGAACTGCGCGAGCGGGTCACCGAGGAACTGGACTACCGGCTGGAGGCGGAGTCCCAGCAGCTGCACGCCCGGGAGTTCGCCGGGGACGCCGACATCCTGGTGCCCCGGGTGGTCGCCCAGTCCGGGCGGGTGCTGGTCACCGAGTGGCTGGAGGGCAAGCCGCTCTCCCAGGTCG is part of the Kitasatospora cineracea genome and harbors:
- a CDS encoding M48 family metallopeptidase — encoded protein: MERTGVERTAAERPAVDRSKVEVRRSARRSRTVSAYREGDRTVVLIPARMSHAEEQRWVAQMLDKLAAQESRRTLGDEALQSRAHELSGLYLGGRAVPEQVRWVTNQNSRWGSCTPSERTIRLSHRLQGMPEYVVDYVLLHELAHLLVPDHGPGFWALLDAYPRTERARGYLEGVASAARLPHIPPARLT
- a CDS encoding ThiF family adenylyltransferase, whose translation is MRPVIKPALARLWREKQALQFGTVRRHARLIEGVDRRLAGFLELIDGTRDGPALVAAGQRLGLSAEYCRAVLDSLASSELLDDAQALRDVLELYPPARRELIGPDLASLSLVHPAPGEAAAVLHGRIRARVEVRGAGRIGAAVGAALAAGGIGEVAVLDRGRVAARDCAPGGLPPGDIGRLRSTAARELVHRVTGAPVGERYRRPPAAPPPPTLVVLAPRDGSAAYTGAAVDAQELMRAGIPHLYTGVLEHLGVVGPLVVPGASACGSCATLARRDEDEAWPRLLAQLIDEGPGRARVPACDGAVATSVAGLAALHAQLYLDGVLPPSVDGWCELSAADGMVRRLRLRSHPDCGCLWQSAAPGRTGTMA
- a CDS encoding ABC1 kinase family protein, with amino-acid sequence MSEMPRKAVSRTARLAALPLSFAGRATLGLGKRLGGRPAEEVAAELQAQTAEQLFATLGKLKGGAMKFGQAMSVFESALPEDVAGPYRAALTKLQESAPAMPTRTVHAVLSADLGEGWAENFRSFSDQPSAAASIGQVHRAVWKDGRDVAVKIQYPGAGDALLSDLSQLSRLARMLGPLIPGVDIKPLIAELRERVTEELDYRLEAESQQLHAREFAGDADILVPRVVAQSGRVLVTEWLEGKPLSQVVSDGTRAERDRAGQLLARFLFAGPSRTGLLHADPHPGNFRLVKTGRSSASWKLGVLDFGTVDRLPGGLPRPIGTSLRLALAGDAGAVYDLLRQENFVRPGISLDPDAVLDYLLPIIEPTRAEQFTFSRPWMRTQAARIADPRSPAYNLGKQLNLPPSYLLIHRVTLSTIGVLCQLGATVRLHEELLRWLPGFAEPEADQAD